The Colletotrichum destructivum chromosome 7, complete sequence genome contains the following window.
CCGAGACAGCTTCGTATGGTTGTTGGCGCGACCTTGGGGCATAGCGCCAATCACGTATAAGTTTTGCTGTATAAACTGCGATGTGTTATTTCTGTGAAAGGCCGGGCCTTTCGGACCTGTTCATGTCAGTATAGAAGGAATTCTATACAATAAATCAGAACACAAGAAGTCTGAAGACCTGTACAATAGGGCACCCAAGTTGGCAATACTCCCTTCCTCCCAAAACGCTAACCCTAATCAAAAAGGGGGCAATGCCTGAGTAACCAACTGGGTGCTATTTTAATGTGTCAGCGGCCCTGGTGCAGTTCAGGTGGTCGTTTCCGTACATGCTTGACAGTAGGGGTCGTGATAGGCACCGTCGGCGACAAACAACCATTTGAGCCAGAGACTCCGCTACTTCGGGATGTATATGATGGCTCTGTTGCTTTCTCATACCTTTAAGTAACTTACCTGTAAGAGCGGTCACGCGAAATAGACGTTGTGGCTCACACCATCCAAAGTGGCTGACGAGGCACAGTTGTGCTTCACGACAATCCTACAAGACATACACACCCAATAGGTCAGCTTGTAAGCGACGAAACCTCGCCCAAGGAGTTGATTTGCCCATTCCAAGAGGCTGACCCCACTTATCGAGGGGAATGCAGCTGTCATGACGCGTATATCTGGCTGTTTAAGTCGAGAAGGATCAGACAGCTAGCCTACAAAGGATCGGCTTTCAGCGACATAAATACCACAGGCTTGGCTTGAGGATAGCCGCAATGTTCGCATATCACTCTCAGTGCCACGATCCCCGGACACCAAGCCCTTTTTACACTTGGACTGGTAACACGGCGGGGCAATCTGCAGCCCAAGTTCCAAAAGCGAAACTTGGCAAGACTAAACCATACCATACCATACCATACATAAACACAACTCTATACTGTACGATATGGAACGGCCGGCAATGCGCCAGACGCCGCTGTCCGCCTCCAAACTAGGCATGGATCGGCGGTGGTGGCTCCTCACCGTCCCCGCCCTGTGGATCGTCGCCCACAATGCCCAGTACATCTTTGGCATCCCGTACATGGGCGACCCGGAGGTGATGTGGGCGACCCGGCGGAGGCTCTTCGGCAAGCTCCACATCCTCGGCAGCGGCTTCGCCATGTTCTGCGGCCCCTTGCAGtttctcggcggcctccgGCGTCACTACCCGGCCGCGCACCGCTGGATCGGCCGCGTCTAcaacctcggcatcgcggTCGGGGGCGCCAACGCCTTCAAGAtggccttcgccgcctcctGCCACCCCCTCGGCCAGATCGGcttcgccgtcctggccGGCATCTGGCTGGCCACGTGCGcactcggcctcctcgcggtcctccagggcgacgtcgaggcccaCAAGCACTGGATGATACGCAACTACGCCGCGACTTATGCCGCCGTTACGCTGCGCGTCCAGATGCCCGTGCTCATGGCCTCGGGCATGCTTCCGTAccacgccgctgccgttgccggtTGGACGAGTTGGATCCCAAACCTCGTCGCGGCTGAGTGGTGGATAACGAATAGGTCCCTTGCGAGGAAGAAGCTCAAATCGAAGTAAAAATGTCTTGTATTGTATAGCCCTTCCACGGGTCTTCAAACTGCTTCTAAAAGAGTTCTAAAAGAGCAAGGACCGTTCTTTCGGGGACATCTGGGACGAAAACAGTACTTCGGTGCCTATGGCCGATATCTAAATCAAAGGCCAAACATTCACCCTCGTTCAACTTCGCTCGCCCTTAAAGCAGCATCGCTAAGACTTTTAGGCATGTTGGTAATGAGAACGCCCCAAGACATCGCCCACAAGAATCAAGACAGTTTTCTAACCAGACCTCACTCTGCTTCAGCCCGCTTGATGTCATGTCACATCTTTTCACAAGCGTAGGAACAAGCAGAGTTCGCTTCCGGCAACAAGCTGATGTTGGGTAGAAAGTGATAGATATATACGTGGGTTTTTCCAAAAATGTGTGTATGTACAGGTTGGTCTGAAAACGGTCCCGGGCACGCCCGAGACGCAGAAAGTTTATACTCCCAAGTGTGTTGTTTTGTTGATGTCGGACTTTCCCGGAGCCCTCCGTGATCTCATGTTTTTACTCAAACAATCCACCGGCTCTTGTCCATCGTCTCACTCGTCCGAGATGAGCGTGCGATGGCACATGTCCTCGAAGCAAAGCAACCTTGTCCCAGCGCAACAAATGTTGGGGAGGAGCAGGCTTAGCAGGTGCCGGCCTTCTTGGGCTcgcagccgccggcgcagcCGTTGTACTTCTGGCACTTGGTcttggcgtcggcgcagACGTTCTTGAGGGTGGCGCGGTCGCCCAGGTTGCtgttgatgccggcgagctcgccgccgttcttggcGGTGATGCCCTCGAGGTTGACGGTGCGCTTGCACTGGGACTTGCACTGTTGGGTTTTTTCTCTGGTTAGCCTCGGATACAAGGATAACAAGGGatttgtgtgtgtgtttatGTGTGTATAGCAATACAGGATGGACTCACGTTGCCGCAGGAGCGGTAGAGCTTGCCGTAGTCCTCGACGTAGTAGTTGATGACGTTGACGGTACCGCAGCCGTTGTGCTGGATGACCTTGTCGGAGGCATGGtaggcgccgccgccgatgatcCAGGTCTgcttgccggccttgtcgtTCTTGATGGAGATGGCGTCCTCGCAGACGTCCTCGAACCAGACGAACTCGAGCGTGCAGTGCCCGTTGCAGtggacgccctcggcctggttcttgccgatgatggcgttcTTCAgggtgccgccggcctggatgTAGAAGACGGAGTCTTTGTAGTCTGCGGTTGTTTTTAAAAACACATGTCAGATACTGGTGGTGGTATAGGGATAGGGGGGTGGTGAAAAAGAAAGAGTGCCCGTGGACGAAAAAGGACTACTCACCACCCTCGGACTGGCCGCCGCAGGCACCGGAGCCGCGGTCGTAGCGCTTCCACTGTCCGTCAAAGACCTGGCCGGACTTGATCTCGATGTAGGACTTGGAGGAGACGGTGCCGGTGGCCTTGgggacgccgccggtgtAGCCGTTGCaggcgagggcgccggggAGGGCAGCCAGCAGAGGCACCAGGCCGAACTTGAAGAACTGCATTTTGGATGAAAAGGGTAGAACACACACGTGGGTGAGGGagaataaaataaaaataaaagaaTGAATGTAGTAGTTGGTTTAAGGTTGAGagagtgtgagtgagtgatgGGCAGCAAAACCCGAGTCCGAGAGGGTCGGACAAGATCACTTATATACAAACCTTTCGGTGGGTAAATGAGTTCATGTCGTAGCTAGTCCATGCCAAGAGAGAACTTggcttcctctctctctctctctcccctcctgTATTTCTCTCTGTCCCTCTCTCGGATCCTCTCCCCGTCGTAACTGTACGACTCAAGAGAGAGTCCAGACAAACGCGCCAGGAGTCATTGCCAAGGGCGCCATGCTGGGGTCAAGTTGAATGGCCGCAACCCAcgaggtggcggaggaggagaaagtgagtgagtgactTGGCAAACCGCACAGGGAT
Protein-coding sequences here:
- a CDS encoding Putative pectate lyase PlyH/PlyE, pectin lyase/virulence factor; this translates as MQFFKFGLVPLLAALPGALACNGYTGGVPKATGTVSSKSYIEIKSGQVFDGQWKRYDRGSGACGGQSEGDYKDSVFYIQAGGTLKNAIIGKNQAEGVHCNGHCTLEFVWFEDVCEDAISIKNDKAGKQTWIIGGGAYHASDKVIQHNGCGTVNVINYYVEDYGKLYRSCGNCKSQCKRTVNLEGITAKNGGELAGINSNLGDRATLKNVCADAKTKCQKYNGCAGGCEPKKAGTC